One Setaria italica strain Yugu1 chromosome II, Setaria_italica_v2.0, whole genome shotgun sequence DNA segment encodes these proteins:
- the LOC101783447 gene encoding transcription factor RF2b, which translates to MAMPPKPGDPPQRSPGRSPNLNLPCPLPPVPGGAPPPPQPGGGLPPPRVGQHRRARSEVAFRFPDDLGAGGGAGFDEIGSEDDLFSTFMDMDKIAGADRDRAAETSSPPRPAKHRHSASFDGFGMGPAAGGTGGQQDGAGGVFGEVMEAKKAMSSEQLAELAAIDPKRAKRIIANRQSAARSKERKARYITELERKVQTLQTEATTLSAQLTLFQRDTTGLSAENAELKIRLQAMEQQAHLRDALNDALKQEVERLKIATGEMSKSNEPYNMGMQHITYSPSFFQLSEQHAVQHHGNIQLPPHFQQPPPSVPSHQMLSHPNSLSDMMQQDSLGRLQGLDIGKGSVAVKSEAEVMVKSEGSSISAGESNSTF; encoded by the exons ATGGCGATGCCGCCCAAGCCCGGCGACCCGCCGCAGCGCTCGCCGGGGCGGAGCCCCAACCTCAATTTGCCTTGCCCGCTCCCGCCCGTCCCgggcggggcgccgccgccgcctcagccggGCGGCGgcctgcccccgccgcgcgTGGGCCAGCACCGCCGCGCCAGATCTGAGGTGGCCTTCCGCTTCCCGGACGAcctgggcgccggcgggggcgcagGCTTCGACGAGATCGGCTCCGAGGACGACCTCTTCTCCACCTTCATGGACATGGACAAGATCGCCGGAGCCGACCGCGACCGCGCCGCCGagacctcctcgccgccgcgccccgccaAGCACCGCCACAGCGCCTCCTTCGACGGCTTCGGGATGGGGCCCGCCGCCGGAGGGACGGGGGGCCAGCAGGACGGCGCCGGAGGGGTGTTCGGCGAGGTCATGGAGGCCAAGAAGGCCATGTCCTCCGAGCAGCtggccgagctcgccgccatCGACCCCAAGCGCGCCAAAAG AATCATAGCAAACAGACAATCTGCAGCTCGGTCAAAGGAAAGAAAGGCTCGATATATAACAGAATTAGAACGGAAGGTTCAAACTCTTCAGACAGAGGCTACTACTCTTTCAGCGCAGCTGACACTATTCCAG AGAGACACAACTGGACTTTCTGCAGAAAATGCAGAGCTCAAGATAAGGTTGCAGGCCATGGAGCAACAGGCTCATCTGCGTGATG CTCTAAATGACGCACTGAAGCAGGAAGTGGAGAGGCTTAAGATAGCAACGGGTGAGATGTCGAAGTCAAATGAACCATATAATATGGGAATGCAGCACATCACGTACAGTCCTTCATTCTTCCAGCTATCGGAGCAACACGCAGTTCAGCACCATGGAAATATTCAGCTGCCGCCTCATTTCCAGCAACCTCCTCCCAGTGTCCCAAGCCACCAGATGCTATCCCACCCCAATTCCCTCTCGGATATGATGCAGCAAGACTCCCTTGGGCGGCTCCAGGGGCTAGACATTGGCAAAGGGTCAGTGGCTGTGAAGTCGGAGGCAGAGGTCATGGTGAAGTCAGAGGGCAGCTCTATATCTGCAGGTGAAAGCAATAGCACCTTCTAG